The following are from one region of the Pleurodeles waltl isolate 20211129_DDA chromosome 4_1, aPleWal1.hap1.20221129, whole genome shotgun sequence genome:
- the LOC138287016 gene encoding olfactory receptor 5J3-like gives MIMKPENSSYVTEFILLGLTNEPDLQVLLFLLFLFVYVFTLLGNISILFIVWCSSILHTPMYFFLAQLSIVDISLSTVLSPKMLAGFLTGGRRISFSACIAQTYLFGACASTEFCLLAVMAYDRYVAIGNPLLYTVKMNKYIFAQLAIGSYIGGFLHSLIHAICLYQLSFCGPDVINHFACDHPVLVNLSCTDYFLNDLIRFIFTSILVAGSLSVIAVSYFRIAKAILRIRTTAGRRRAASTCISHFTCVFLFYGSCLIMEVMPNTKDSEEKIKVVAVINAILIPALNPVIYTLRNNEVKEALRKKLFKHNSSH, from the coding sequence ATGATCATGAAACCTGAAAACAGCAGCTATGTGACTGAGTTCATCCTGTTAGGACTCACCAACGAGCCGGACTTGCAGGTGCTGCTCTTCCTGTTGTTCCTGTTCGTCTACGTCTTCACTCTACTGGGGAACATCAGCATCTTGTTCATTGTTTGGTGCAGCTCCATCCTGCACACACCCATGTACTTCTTCCTAGCACAGCTTTCCATTGTGGATATTTCTTTGTCTACTGTTCTCTCTCCCAAGATGTTGGCTGGTTTTCTTACTGGGGGGAGGAGAATCTCTTTCTCTGCTTGCATCGCCCAAACCTACTTGTTTGGTGCATGTGCCAGTACTGAATTCTGTCTCTTGGCTGTAATGGCTTATGATCGCTACGTAGCGATAGGTAACCCACTGCTTTACACAGTGAAGATGAACAAATATATTTTCGCACAATTGGCAATAGGATCTTACATAGGAGGCTTTCTCCACTCGCTGATTCATGCAATTTGCCTTTACCAGTTATCCTTTTGTGGGCCTGATGTCATAAACCACTTTGCTTGTGACCACCCTGTTCTTGTGAATCTATCCTGCACAGACTATTTCTTAAACGATCTGATACGTTTTATATTTACTAGCATCCTAGTGGCAGGTTCTCTCAGTGTTATTGCTGTTTCATACTTCCGAATAGCGAAAGCCATCCTCAGGATCCGAACCACAGCTGGGAGACGCCGGGCGGCCTCCACCTGCATCTCCCACTTCACCTGTGTCTTTCTATTCTACGGCAGTTGTTTGATCATGGAGGTAATGCCCAATACAAAAGATTCAGAAGAGAAGATCAAAGTGGTCGCTGTTATCAATGCTATATTAATTCCAGCTCTGAACCCAGTGATATACACCCTGAGGAACAATGAGGTGAAAGAAGCTCTAAGGAAGAAATTGTTCAAGCATAATAGTTCCCACTGA